Proteins from one Paenibacillus amylolyticus genomic window:
- a CDS encoding LysR family transcriptional regulator: MESGDLRIFQCVAQEGNLTKAAAKLGYVQSNVTARIRHLEAEVGTTLFIRHNRGMTLSPAGEMLLTYADKIIGLLSDASKALRATSTPSGPLRLGSIQTAAAVRLPELFAKYYKQYPDVSLSLATGNSQMLIDQVIGYELEGAFIGCSCDHPDIDSVDVFDEELFLVSSGVGPDEEITRKPILVYSMGCSYRQILEEWLLSSGINRPVIMEFGTLEAIISGVTSGMGISLLPEIVIRQQIASGHLRKHSLPSGISRMMTRFITRKDAFVSSALGAFMAMLPREYDMIESGSTSEV; encoded by the coding sequence ATGGAGAGCGGGGATCTTAGAATATTTCAGTGTGTTGCACAGGAAGGCAATCTGACCAAAGCTGCTGCTAAACTGGGGTATGTTCAATCCAACGTAACGGCACGCATCAGGCATTTGGAAGCAGAAGTGGGCACAACGCTGTTCATTCGTCATAACCGGGGCATGACGTTATCTCCAGCCGGAGAGATGCTGCTGACCTATGCGGATAAAATTATCGGTTTGCTGAGTGATGCTTCCAAGGCACTTCGGGCGACAAGTACGCCATCGGGGCCGTTGCGATTAGGGTCTATACAGACTGCCGCAGCGGTGCGCTTACCTGAGCTTTTTGCAAAATATTATAAACAGTACCCTGACGTGTCCTTGTCACTGGCTACAGGTAATTCGCAGATGCTTATTGATCAAGTCATTGGGTATGAATTGGAAGGGGCCTTCATTGGTTGTTCCTGTGATCATCCCGATATCGACTCCGTGGATGTATTTGATGAAGAATTGTTTCTAGTCTCGTCAGGTGTGGGCCCAGATGAAGAAATTACGCGCAAACCGATTCTTGTTTACAGCATGGGATGCTCCTACCGACAGATTTTGGAGGAGTGGTTGCTCTCAAGTGGGATAAATCGTCCAGTGATTATGGAGTTTGGAACATTGGAAGCGATTATTAGTGGAGTTACGTCCGGAATGGGAATTTCCCTGTTACCAGAGATTGTGATTCGGCAGCAAATCGCAAGTGGACATCTTCGCAAACATTCGCTCCCTTCTGGCATAAGCCGAATGATGACTCGTTTTATTACACGCAAGGATGCGTTTGTCAGCAGTGCGCTTGGCGCATTTATGGCTATGTTACCGCGGGAGTATGATATGATAGAGAGTGGTAGTACATCAGAAGTGTAA